From Woronichinia naegeliana WA131, the proteins below share one genomic window:
- a CDS encoding M48 family metallopeptidase, whose protein sequence is MAVNRFRQRCISWAIAGITTFSLVLTTAQPSYSQSWMQLFFQGIQVLQLSNLSDQQEVRFGQQINQQLVQQGQFRPSRNRSLNRYVNEIGQRLAQSSERPDIPYTFQVVDDRAINAFATMGGYVYINTGTILAADNEAELASVIAHEIGHITARHAVTQMRDAALSQGLMSAAGLQGSTIVRLGVQFAVNLPTSREDELEADSLGLNNLIRAGYAPIGIVNFMKKLQRQGNSGIEILSSHPDTANRVVALQEAINPSTANEGDGLDAQAYQTRISSRR, encoded by the coding sequence ATGGCAGTTAATCGTTTCCGTCAACGGTGTATATCCTGGGCGATCGCTGGAATAACAACCTTTAGTCTTGTTTTAACAACAGCCCAACCAAGTTATAGTCAATCCTGGATGCAATTATTCTTTCAGGGAATACAAGTTTTACAATTATCGAACCTGTCAGATCAGCAAGAAGTCCGATTTGGCCAGCAAATTAATCAACAATTAGTTCAACAAGGACAATTTCGTCCCTCTCGCAACCGCAGCTTAAATCGTTACGTGAATGAGATTGGTCAGCGTTTAGCCCAGTCCAGCGAGAGACCTGACATCCCCTACACCTTTCAAGTCGTGGATGATCGAGCGATTAATGCCTTTGCTACAATGGGGGGCTACGTTTATATTAATACTGGAACGATCCTAGCGGCTGATAATGAAGCCGAGCTTGCCAGTGTGATTGCCCATGAGATTGGTCATATTACGGCTCGTCATGCTGTCACCCAGATGCGAGATGCCGCTCTTTCCCAAGGGTTAATGAGTGCTGCCGGACTACAAGGAAGTACTATTGTGCGGTTAGGTGTGCAATTTGCGGTGAACTTGCCTACCAGCCGAGAAGATGAACTAGAGGCAGATAGTTTAGGCTTAAACAACTTAATTCGAGCCGGTTATGCCCCGATTGGAATAGTCAATTTTATGAAAAAACTCCAGCGACAAGGGAATTCAGGCATAGAAATTCTCAGTAGTCATCCTGACACCGCTAACCGAGTAGTTGCCTTACAAGAGGCGATCAATCCCAGTACCGCTAATGAAGGGGATGGCTTAGATGCTCAAGCTTATCAGACAAGAATTAGCTCG